A genomic region of Haliotis asinina isolate JCU_RB_2024 chromosome 1, JCU_Hal_asi_v2, whole genome shotgun sequence contains the following coding sequences:
- the LOC137290990 gene encoding uncharacterized protein isoform X3 — protein sequence MYIVYTTALFLVVHLSLGVAELQCPQVGYVGSNAKLTCIGESDTHAYSKPAGSTASTCDVGRRKCIDTGDDKGEVINATHTTLTIPKVKPSDAGEWGCTVGRSDTRSMCTMAVANVPRCNISSYNNTDVLTLHEELTLTVDIQEYYCSAQYTFSLLYGNENAQLPISESVKKTTNKTANINVNITASALGGIRLLFGCHNTQQNVSCGGFKFTKVVPRCSITSNNTADTAGLHKNLSVDIQNYFCSSANSFTLLVGNVRQSLSPAEIGNKLTSVTVNTTLNIKESYSGPVKLIFQCQDQQDELTCEGHLSIKGVAELQCPQVGYVGSNAKLTCIGESDTHAYSKPAGSTASTCDVGRRKCIDTGDDKGEVINATHTTLTIPKVKPSDAGEWGCTVGRSDTRSMCTMAVANVPRCNISSYNNTDVLTLHEELTLTVDIQEYYCSAQYTFSLLYGNENAQLPISESVKKTTNKTANINVNITASALGGIRLLFGCHNTQQNVSCGGFKFTKVVPRCSITSNNTADTAGLHKNLSVDIQNYFCSSANSFTLLVGNVRQSLSPAEIGNKLTSVTVNTTLNIKESYSGPVKLIFQCQDQQDELTCEGHLSIKANSANVLDSSWMGYIMIMQQVLLRLGI from the exons GTGTTGCTGAATTGCAATGTCCACAAGTGGGTTATGTCGGGTCTAATGCAAAGCTCACCTGCATAGGGGAAAGTGACACACACGCCTATTCCAAGCCTGCTGGGAGCACTGCTTCCACATGTGATGTGGGACGGAGGAAATGTATAGACACTGGTGATGACAAAGGGGAAGTAATCAATGCTACTCACACAACTCTCACAATACCCAAAGTCAAGCCGTCAGACGCAGGCGAATGGGGATGTACAGTTGGGCGTTCAGACACTCGGTCAATGTGTACCATGGCTGTTGCAA ACGTTCCACGATGCAACATCAGTAGTTACAACAACACAGACGTGCTGACACTGCATGAGGAACTGACACTAACTGTGGACATCCAGGAATACTACTGTTCTGCCCAATATACCTTCTCGCTGCTGTATGGGAACGAAAATGCGCAACTGCCAATATCTGAatctgtgaaaaaaacaaccaacaaaacagCTAACATAAACGTCAATATCACAGCTTCAGCTTTAGGGGGTATCCGGCTGCTGTTTGGTTGTCACAACACACAACAGAACGTGTCTTGTGGTGGTTTCAAATTCACCAAAG TTGTCCCAAGATGCAGCATCACGAGTAACAACACAGCAGACACAGCCGGACTGCACAAGAACCTCTCTGTGGACATACAGAATTACTTCTGTTCTTCAGCAAACAGCTTCACACTGCTGGTCGGGAACGTCCGTCAGTCCTTGTCTCCAGCTGAAAttggaaataaactaacaagcGTGACAGTTAACACCACGTTGAATATCAAGGAATCCTACTCCGGACCTGTGAAACTTATTTTCCAATGCCAGGACCAGCAAGACGAGTTAACCTGTGAGGGGCATCTGTCAATAAAGG GTGTTGCTGAATTGCAATGTCCACAAGTGGGTTATGTCGGGTCTAATGCAAAGCTCACCTGCATAGGGGAAAGTGACACACACGCCTATTCCAAGCCTGCTGGGAGCACTGCTTCCACATGTGATGTGGGACGGAGGAAATGTATAGACACTGGTGATGACAAAGGGGAAGTAATCAATGCTACTCACACAACTCTCACAATACCCAAAGTCAAGCCGTCAGACGCAGGCGAATGGGGATGTACAGTTGGGCGTTCAGACACTCGGTCAATGTGTACCATGGCTGTTGCAA ACGTTCCACGATGCAACATCAGTAGTTACAACAACACAGACGTGCTGACACTGCATGAGGAACTGACACTAACTGTGGACATCCAGGAATACTACTGTTCTGCCCAATATACCTTCTCGCTGCTGTATGGGAACGAAAATGCGCAACTGCCAATATCTGAatctgtgaaaaaaacaaccaacaaaacagCTAACATAAACGTCAATATCACAGCTTCAGCTTTAGGGGGTATCCGGCTGCTGTTTGGTTGTCACAACACACAACAGAACGTGTCTTGTGGTGGTTTCAAATTCACCAAAG TTGTCCCAAGATGCAGCATCACGAGTAACAACACAGCAGACACAGCCGGACTGCACAAGAACCTCTCTGTGGACATACAGAATTACTTCTGTTCTTCAGCAAACAGCTTCACACTGCTGGTCGGGAACGTCCGTCAGTCCTTGTCTCCAGCTGAAAttggaaataaactaacaagcGTGACAGTTAACACCACGTTGAATATCAAGGAATCCTACTCCGGACCTGTGAAACTTATTTTCCAATGCCAGGACCAGCAAGACGAGTTAACCTGTGAGGGGCATCTGTCAATAAAGG CTAACAGCGCAAATGTTTTGGACAGCAGTTGGATGGGATACATTATGATAATGCAGCAAGTATTATTGCGACTCGGGATCTAG
- the LOC137290990 gene encoding uncharacterized protein isoform X2, producing MYIVYTTALFLVVHLSLGVAELQCPQVGYVGSNAKLTCIGESDTHAYSKPAGSTASTCDVGRRKCIDTGDDKGEVINATHTTLTIPKVKPSDAGEWGCTVGRSDTRSMCTMAVANVPRCNISSYNNTDVLTLHEELTLTVDIQEYYCSAQYTFSLLYGNENAQLPISESVKKTTNKTANINVNITASALGGIRLLFGCHNTQQNVSCGGFKFTKVVPRCSITSNNTADTAGLHKNLSVDIQNYFCSSANSFTLLVGNVRQSLSPAEIGNKLTSVTVNTTLNIKESYSGPVKLIFQCQDQQDELTCEGHLSIKGVAELQCPQVGYVGSNAKLTCIGESDTHAYSKPAGSTASTCDVGRRKCIDTGDDKGEVINATHTTLTIPKVKPSDAGEWGCTVGRSDTRSMCTMAVANVPRCNISSYNNTDVLTLHEELTLTVDIQEYYCSAQYTFSLLYGNENAQLPISESVKKTTNKTANINVNITASALGGIRLLFGCHNTQQNVSCGGFKFTKVVPRCSITSNNTADTAGLHKNLSVDIQNYFCSSANSFTLLVGNVRQSLSPAEIGNKLTSVTVNTTLNIKESYSGPVKLIFQCQDQQDELTCEGHLSIKVSANSANVLDSSWMGYIMIMQQVLLRLGI from the exons GTGTTGCTGAATTGCAATGTCCACAAGTGGGTTATGTCGGGTCTAATGCAAAGCTCACCTGCATAGGGGAAAGTGACACACACGCCTATTCCAAGCCTGCTGGGAGCACTGCTTCCACATGTGATGTGGGACGGAGGAAATGTATAGACACTGGTGATGACAAAGGGGAAGTAATCAATGCTACTCACACAACTCTCACAATACCCAAAGTCAAGCCGTCAGACGCAGGCGAATGGGGATGTACAGTTGGGCGTTCAGACACTCGGTCAATGTGTACCATGGCTGTTGCAA ACGTTCCACGATGCAACATCAGTAGTTACAACAACACAGACGTGCTGACACTGCATGAGGAACTGACACTAACTGTGGACATCCAGGAATACTACTGTTCTGCCCAATATACCTTCTCGCTGCTGTATGGGAACGAAAATGCGCAACTGCCAATATCTGAatctgtgaaaaaaacaaccaacaaaacagCTAACATAAACGTCAATATCACAGCTTCAGCTTTAGGGGGTATCCGGCTGCTGTTTGGTTGTCACAACACACAACAGAACGTGTCTTGTGGTGGTTTCAAATTCACCAAAG TTGTCCCAAGATGCAGCATCACGAGTAACAACACAGCAGACACAGCCGGACTGCACAAGAACCTCTCTGTGGACATACAGAATTACTTCTGTTCTTCAGCAAACAGCTTCACACTGCTGGTCGGGAACGTCCGTCAGTCCTTGTCTCCAGCTGAAAttggaaataaactaacaagcGTGACAGTTAACACCACGTTGAATATCAAGGAATCCTACTCCGGACCTGTGAAACTTATTTTCCAATGCCAGGACCAGCAAGACGAGTTAACCTGTGAGGGGCATCTGTCAATAAAGG GTGTTGCTGAATTGCAATGTCCACAAGTGGGTTATGTCGGGTCTAATGCAAAGCTCACCTGCATAGGGGAAAGTGACACACACGCCTATTCCAAGCCTGCTGGGAGCACTGCTTCCACATGTGATGTGGGACGGAGGAAATGTATAGACACTGGTGATGACAAAGGGGAAGTAATCAATGCTACTCACACAACTCTCACAATACCCAAAGTCAAGCCGTCAGACGCAGGCGAATGGGGATGTACAGTTGGGCGTTCAGACACTCGGTCAATGTGTACCATGGCTGTTGCAA ACGTTCCACGATGCAACATCAGTAGTTACAACAACACAGACGTGCTGACACTGCATGAGGAACTGACACTAACTGTGGACATCCAGGAATACTACTGTTCTGCCCAATATACCTTCTCGCTGCTGTATGGGAACGAAAATGCGCAACTGCCAATATCTGAatctgtgaaaaaaacaaccaacaaaacagCTAACATAAACGTCAATATCACAGCTTCAGCTTTAGGGGGTATCCGGCTGCTGTTTGGTTGTCACAACACACAACAGAACGTGTCTTGTGGTGGTTTCAAATTCACCAAAG TTGTCCCAAGATGCAGCATCACGAGTAACAACACAGCAGACACAGCCGGACTGCACAAGAACCTCTCTGTGGACATACAGAATTACTTCTGTTCTTCAGCAAACAGCTTCACACTGCTGGTCGGGAACGTCCGTCAGTCCTTGTCTCCAGCTGAAAttggaaataaactaacaagcGTGACAGTTAACACCACGTTGAATATCAAGGAATCCTACTCCGGACCTGTGAAACTTATTTTCCAATGCCAGGACCAGCAAGACGAGTTAACCTGTGAGGGGCATCTGTCAATAAAGG TTTCAGCTAACAGCGCAAATGTTTTGGACAGCAGTTGGATGGGATACATTATGATAATGCAGCAAGTATTATTGCGACTCGGGATCTAG